The DNA segment GCGTCGATGATCGAGCCGGATGCACGGCCCTGGTCCAGGCGATCGGCAGGCTGGATCCGAAGAGCTTGAAGAACAGGGTCACCTTCGCCTGGTCCGTCCAGGAAGAGATCGGGCTGAAAGGGGCGGAGGCGATCGCCGCCCACGACCCCTTTGACGTGGTATTTGCGGTGGATACCTTCGTCTCCTCAGACTCGCCCCTGGAGACTCCCGCCTTTGCCGACGCCATCCTTGGGGAGGGGCCCGTCTTGAGGGCGATGGACAACTCCAACCTGGCTCCCGAAGCGGGCCTGGAAAAAGTCGAGCGAATCGCCGCGGCCCGCAAGCTGCCCCTGCAGATCGGCCTGACCCATGGAGGCAACGACGGCTCGGTTTTTCCCCCGTACGGCGCCATCGACATTCCGCTTTCCTGGCCGACCACCTACTCCCATTCCCCGGTGGAAGTGATCCACCAGCGCGATCTCGATAACCTGGGGCGGCTCGTAGCTATCCTCGCAGAGGAATGGTAGGCGTCGGCGGGATTCCTGCTTGACAGGGGATCGAAATGAGCATACCTTCGCCCCGCTTTTTGAATGGGTGTCGATGGAAAAGGACGTCAACGAAGGAGATACGCGACGATGAACGGTTCGATACGTCGAACGGCGGTCGTTCTTTTGATCTTCGCGCTGGTCCTGTCGTGGTCACCGGGGGTCGTGCGGGCGCAAGCCGATGCCTCGGGTCAGGGTCCGTCGACCGCCAGTATTCAGGGACGCGTGTTCGGCGCCGACCGGGTGACGCCGGTGTCCGGGGCCGTCGTACGGGTCGTCAAGGGAGACGGCGTGCAGGTCTACTCGAGCCTGCCGACCGATGAAAAGGGCAACTATTCCATCAGCGGGATCTCGCCGGGAAACTACGAGATCGTGGTCGAGGTGGAGGACGGCGTGTTCCTGGTCGAGAAGCCCATGGCGCTCACCGAAGCGAAGTCTTACGGCCTTTCGCTGGCAAATGTTCCCTCCGAAAACGTCGAGAAGCGGGTCCCGGCAATCGACAAGCCGGTGAAGGGGTACGCCTGGACGCTCGAAGGAAAGAACCCCAAGGGTGCTTTCTGGAAATCGCCCGGCGGAATCGCTATCATCGCAGGCGGTGCGCTGGCCCTTCTTCTGCTGGCCCTGAACGACGACGACAACGGCGACAACACCAAGGGAAGCAGCAGCACTCCCTGAGGCTCCGGCTGGCGGGGAGTGAGCTGCCGCGAGGTCCGCAATGTCCGGATCCAGACGTGGATGTGCGCGCATGCTCAGCGGTCTGCTCGCCTGCCTGCTCGCCTTCCCGCTTTCCGGAACCGTCTTCGCGCAGAACGCTCCTCCACCCCCGAGCCCGCCGCCCCAGACCGAGCCTGAAAAAGCCCAGGCTCCGCCGGAACCGGAAG comes from the Candidatus Polarisedimenticolia bacterium genome and includes:
- a CDS encoding carboxypeptidase-like regulatory domain-containing protein, translated to MNGSIRRTAVVLLIFALVLSWSPGVVRAQADASGQGPSTASIQGRVFGADRVTPVSGAVVRVVKGDGVQVYSSLPTDEKGNYSISGISPGNYEIVVEVEDGVFLVEKPMALTEAKSYGLSLANVPSENVEKRVPAIDKPVKGYAWTLEGKNPKGAFWKSPGGIAIIAGGALALLLLALNDDDNGDNTKGSSSTP